In the genome of Defluviitalea raffinosedens, the window AACATAGTTATTAACTCCTGCCCAGGTCATCTTGGCACCGATACCTGTGCGAAAAGAAAGAATGAGTGCTTTAAACATAGGATAAAAACTCATAGCCACAATTAAAATAACAGCTGGTATCAGACATGCCCAGCCAAAAAGATTTTGCCTGGTTTTTAATTTGAGCCTTTTATGAGAATAGCTGATCCCGGTATTCATCTCCAGATTATTATTGGAATAGCTCACGAGATCTCCCTCCCTTTACTGTTTTAATAAAAAATTCGAAAAGTATAGGGAACGGCCTGAATAAGACTGTTCCCTATATACAACTTCATGCTTTAGCCTCAATGACTTATTGTCCCATTGTAAATTTAACAGTGGATTCTGCCGTTTCCAGTTCAGCTTTTAAATCAGCGCCAGAAATAACATTGGATAATGCTGTAGCCACAGCATCTCTTGCTTCGTAGTAGTAGATACCAGTATTATTGCTTGGTACTTTAGATGCAAAATCTGTAATCATTGAATAGATCGCCTGATTCTGGAAGAATTCCTGAGGTTCGCCGTATACATCAGAATCTCCTGCCGGAATATAAGTTGCAAGAGCCCCTGATTTTGGCAGAATGGTTTCATAGAATTCTACGCTTCCGGCAAAGGTCTTGGACAAGAAATCAATAGCCAATTCTTTGTTCTTGCTGTTCGTAGTAATAGCCCAGCTTGAACCACCATTGTTGGAATAATTTGTGGCGCTGGATATATTATCTAACTTGGGCATATTGGTGATTTGCCAAAGTCCTTTTTGATCTTCTGCAGTCTGAATCGATCCTAAAATCCAGCATCCGTTAATTGTTCCTGCAACTGTTCCATTGGTGAATGATCCAACATATTGATCCCAATCGTTTACGTGAACCAATACACCAGACTTTATTAATTCAACATAAGTCTTTATAACTTCTTCCAATACTTGGTTGTTAACGATGTTTGGTGTTCCATCTGCATTGAATAAGCTTGATCCGGCAGACTGAAGCATGATCATAATTAAATCAGATTCCCCAGCTACACAGGAGTTTAGTGGTTTTCCGGTTTTTTCTAATACCACTTTAGCTTTTTCAATATATTCAGACCAGGTTATATCTGTAAAGTCTTCTATTGTAAATCCTGCTTGTTCCAAAACGTCTGTTCTAAGAGCCTGAATTACTGCTCCATTATCAAATGGAACGCCGTAGTTTTTACCATCTACTGTGGAATAAGCCACTTTAGACGCTCCAAATTTATCAAATGCAATACCTGAATTGGTTAAATCTACAAAAACATCCGGGAAACTCATTACATTCTTTTGGAATGCATTGTCCTGCATGAGTAAGATATCGGGCAGTGTGCTAAGATCTCCCGAAGTTGCAGCTGTTGTAAGTTTTGTCTGAATATCTTGCCAGGGGGTTTCAATAATATTGAGTTTAAAATCAGGATGATCTTTCTGATAAACTTTTTCAGCTTCCTGCATCGCATAGATATTAAATGCAGGGTCCCAGCACCAAACGGTCAATTCATT includes:
- a CDS encoding ABC transporter substrate-binding protein codes for the protein MKKKIISLLLTATMALSLAACGSGTQTNQSNQSGGNSQSTEAKTGSSSGSNELTVWCWDPAFNIYAMQEAEKVYQKDHPDFKLNIIETPWQDIQTKLTTAATSGDLSTLPDILLMQDNAFQKNVMSFPDVFVDLTNSGIAFDKFGASKVAYSTVDGKNYGVPFDNGAVIQALRTDVLEQAGFTIEDFTDITWSEYIEKAKVVLEKTGKPLNSCVAGESDLIMIMLQSAGSSLFNADGTPNIVNNQVLEEVIKTYVELIKSGVLVHVNDWDQYVGSFTNGTVAGTINGCWILGSIQTAEDQKGLWQITNMPKLDNISSATNYSNNGGSSWAITTNSKNKELAIDFLSKTFAGSVEFYETILPKSGALATYIPAGDSDVYGEPQEFFQNQAIYSMITDFASKVPSNNTGIYYYEARDAVATALSNVISGADLKAELETAESTVKFTMGQ